The following is a genomic window from Lysinibacillus sp. G4S2.
ATTAGACATTTTGTAGAGTTTAAGCGGTGATATACTTGAGTATCACCGCTTTTATCTTATATGATAGTTATGTTGCTTAAGTTTATTAAGTAACATTCAACCTCTATATCTTGTCTCCGTAAGGTAAAAGGAGGAAATAAATAAAATGAGGAATACAAAAAATACTACAATAAAAATGTACATCAAAAAAAATAATGAAAAATGCTATATGTTTAAAGTATACTGTGGTACTGACCCGCTTACTGGGAAAGAACAATATACGACACGACGTGGATTTAAAACGAAAAAAGAAGCAGATTTGGCATTAGCTCGAATAAAACTTGAAATTAGCAATGGAACATTTAAAAAGCGCCAAGTTGAAACATATGCAGATGTCTACGAATTATGGATAATTCAGTATGAGAAAACAGTGGAAGAAAGTACGTTTATTAAGACTACTGGTATTTTTCGTAATCACATTCTACCCGCTCTTGGGGCATATAAAATAGATAAAATGAATGTAGATGTATGTCAAAAACACGTTGATGAGTGGGCTTCTAAGTTGAAAAAATATAGAATGGTGAAATCATATGCTTCAAAAGTTTTCGATTTTGCGTTAAAACGTGGCTATGTACAATCAAATCCGTTTACATTAGTCGAGATGCCAAATAATCTTAAAAAGGTTCAGATTATTGATGATGAATGTGAGAATTTCTACACCAAGGAACAAGTAATTACATTTTTAGAATGTATGAAGCAAGAAAATAATAAAAAAGCCTATACTTTATTTTACTTACTCACATTTAGCGGTATGCGTAAAGGTGAAGCACTCGCTTTAATATGGAGCGATATTGACTTTAATAAAAATGAAGTACGCATAAATAAAGCAGTCTCACGAGGGAAAAATAATAATCTATATGTTAAAACTACTAAAACAGG
Proteins encoded in this region:
- a CDS encoding site-specific integrase, which codes for MRNTKNTTIKMYIKKNNEKCYMFKVYCGTDPLTGKEQYTTRRGFKTKKEADLALARIKLEISNGTFKKRQVETYADVYELWIIQYEKTVEESTFIKTTGIFRNHILPALGAYKIDKMNVDVCQKHVDEWASKLKKYRMVKSYASKVFDFALKRGYVQSNPFTLVEMPNNLKKVQIIDDECENFYTKEQVITFLECMKQENNKKAYTLFYLLTFSGMRKGEALALIWSDIDFNKNEVRINKAVSRGKNNNLYVKTTKTGISRVIKMDPQTMSVLKAWKKHQRHSYLTLGFNTMQSKQLVFSNEQNEFLQPTKTRKWLEQVLTKYKLPKITTHGFRHTHCSLLFEAGVSIKEVQDRLGHTDVKTTMNIYAHVSQQAKDEAINKLANFMTM